From Argopecten irradians isolate NY chromosome 2, Ai_NY, whole genome shotgun sequence, the proteins below share one genomic window:
- the LOC138315844 gene encoding protein-glutamine gamma-glutamyltransferase K-like isoform X1, whose amino-acid sequence MLSNARRADEISAPPRETRRYGPHRVSYDVLMELKYYRELYLVKYNLDICDYSPYHLYRRFLDDESLFGTVNSDDEDDADEDDLNSEIHLKKVDLNIKQNAVNHHTDKYKCISKRIYEGKEEPAALVVRRGQIFTTEMTFDRDYDAKIHDLQMKFRTGLNPLAPRGTEVIINIDEDGNKINNSSKWQARVASKMPAQTLDIEIYSPYDCIVGKWDMHVYTISKDKRGGGKKKLHYKHDEDIFILFNAWCKDDDVYFPEDPDFETDVDPRDEYVLNPSGAIYESGTWPKAWRFGQFEEDILQISLKLVSRYFDGDTSWKMGNVCDVARGISAMVNANDDRGMIIGRWDNKYDDGTNPYTWVSSPKILWAYRDHGPVKYGQCWVFAAVTVTVCRALGIPCRPISNYLSAHDVDRTNQVEKIKFSYEDEFRSMSGDSIWNFHVWNEIWTRRRDLQTSEFDGWQIIDATPQEESDGLMQCGPSPQKAVKQGLTYIPSDTAFVFTEVNADIACFEQTGVNDVRRVKTVENGVGKNMSTKKPDGLPLKKGGYEQMLQRLEITSLYKHRERTADERIAVARAMRHAGNTIEDDIDPEEVNIKIQTKKAENEMYLGEDIEFSVIVKNVSDDTDSEMEISRVAITLSSTDYTGHNQKRITKEEIKHVSLTPGEERSFDILVPWTTYKGYRQDSNDYSITAVATAAKSGKSNIENKIITLRNADVLEVHSIDNCIVGQDVEVKVSLTNVIPMTLTKCVLKFETECFHDYDDIALGTLEHGDSFTKTISMRAIRAGRGQIIVVLDTLELANIKGFVDINVSE is encoded by the exons ACTACAGTCCTTATCATCTGTACAGAAGGTTTCTGGATGACGAAAGCCTCTTTGGTACTGTCAATTCTG ACGACGAAGATGATGCAGACGAAGACGATCTCAACAGCGAGATTCATCTAAAAAAAGTGGATCTGAATATCAAGCAAAATGCCGTTAACCATCATACCGATAAGTATAAATGCATATCAAAGAGGATTTATGAAGGAAAGGAGGAGCCCGCTGCCCTTGTAGTAAGACGGGGGCAGATATTTACCACTGAGATGACTTTTGACCGAGACTATGACGCTAAAATACATGATCTCCAGATGAAGTTCAGGACCG gACTGAATCCATTAGCACCACGGGGAACTGAAGTCATCATCAATATTGACGAAGATGGGAACAAAATCAACAACAGCAGCAAGTGGCAAGCCCGAGTGGCGTCCAAGATGCCAGCCCAGACATTAGACATAGAGATATATTCCCCCTACGATTGTATTGTGGGAAAGTGGGACATGCATGTGTATACAATTTCTAAAGACAAACGAGGAGGCGGCAAGAAGAAGCTTCACTACAAACATGACGAGGACATCTTTATCCTCTTCAATGCCTGGTGTAAAG ATGATGACGTATATTTCCCTGAAGATCCAGATTTCGAAACAGATGTTGATCCCAGAGATGAGTACGTTTTAAATCCAAGTGGAGCAATATACGAATCGGGAACGTGGCCTAAAGCTTGGAGATTTGGACAG tttgagGAGGACATTCTTCAAATTAGTTTGAAATTAGTGTCCAGATATTTTGATGGAGATACTTCGTGGAAAATGGGAAACGTTTGTGATGTTGCTAGGGGCATTTCAGCTATG GTAAACGCCAATGATGATCGCGGAATGATAATCGGTCGATGGGATAATAAATATGATGACGGTACTAATCCTTACACCTGGGTTAGCTCACCAAAGATTCTTTGGGCGTATCGAGACCATGGACCTGTGAAATACGGCCAGTGTTGGGTGTTCGCTGCCGTCACTGTTACGG TTTGTAGAGCCCTTGGGATCCCTTGCAGACCTATCAGCAATTATCTTTCTGCTCATGATGTAGACAGAACCAATCAAGTAGAAAAGATAAAGTTCTCTTACGAGGATGAATTCAGATCCATGTCGGGAGACAGTATATG GAACTTCCATGTCTGGAATGAGATCTGGACAAGGAGACGGGACCTTCAAACATCAGAGTTTGATGGATGGCAAATTATAGACGCAACACCACAGGAAGAAAGTGACG gGCTAATGCAGTGCGGACCAAGCCCACAGAAGGCTGTGAAGCAAGGTCTGACCTATATCCCTTCAGATACCGCCTTTGTCTTCACGGAGGTAAACGCGGATATTGCGTGTTTTGAACAGACCGGCGTGAACGATGTACGAAGAGTTAAGACAGTAGAGAATGG AGTTGGTAAGAATATGAGTACCAAAAAACCAGATGGGCTACCACTGAAGAAGGGAGGATACGAGCAGATGTTACAAAGACTGGAAATAACTTCTCTCTACAAACATCGGGAAC GCACTGCAGACGAGAGAATTGCTGTAGCGAGAGCAATGCGACATGCTGGCAATACAATTGAAGACGACATTGATCCTGAG GAAGTAAATATCAAGATTCAAACAAAAAAAGCAGAAAACGAAATGTATCTTGGCGAAGATATTGAGTTTTCTGTAATTGTAAAAAACGTCAGCGACGATACAGACTCGGAAATGGAAATCTCCAGGGTAGCTATAACTCTGAGTAGTACTGACTACACAGGTCACAACCAAAAACGGATAACAAAAGAAGAGATCAAACATGTGTCTCTGACCCCAGGAGaag AGAGATCCTTCGACATTTTGGTTCCCTGGACGACATACAAAGGTTACAGGCAAGATTCAAATGACTACAGCATCACCGCCGTAGCTACAGCTGCAAAATCTGGGAAATccaacattgaaaataaaatcatcactCTCCGAAATGCAGACGTACTGGAAGTTCAT TCTATTGACAATTGTATTGTTGGGCAGGATGTTGAGGTGAAAGTTTCGCTAACTAATGTCATCCCAATGACACTGACGAAATGTGTCCTGAAGTTTGAAACTGAGTGTTTCCATGACTACGATGATATAGCTCTAGG GACACTTGAACATGGCGATTCGTTTACGAAAACAATATCAATGCGGGCCATTCGAGCTGGAAGAGGTCAGATTATTGTTGTCCTGGACACCTTGGAGCTTGCCAATATCAAGGGCTTTGTCGATATCAATGTTTCCGAGTAG
- the LOC138315844 gene encoding protein-glutamine gamma-glutamyltransferase K-like isoform X2 — translation MLSNARRADEISAPPRETRRYGPHRVSYDVLMELKYYRELYLVKYNLDICDYSPYHLYRRFLDDESLFGTVNSDDEDDADEDDLNSEIHLKKVDLNIKQNAVNHHTDKYKCISKRIYEGKEEPAALVVRRGQIFTTEMTFDRDYDAKIHDLQMKFRTGLNPLAPRGTEVIINIDEDGNKINNSSKWQARVASKMPAQTLDIEIYSPYDCIVGKWDMHVYTISKDKRGGGKKKLHYKHDEDIFILFNAWCKDDDVYFPEDPDFETDVDPRDEYVLNPSGAIYESGTWPKAWRFGQFEEDILQISLKLVSRYFDGDTSWKMGNVCDVARGISAMVNANDDRGMIIGRWDNKYDDGTNPYTWVSSPKILWAYRDHGPVKYGQCWVFAAVTVTVCRALGIPCRPISNYLSAHDVDRTNQVEKIKFSYEDEFRSMSGDSIWNFHVWNEIWTRRRDLQTSEFDGWQIIDATPQEESDGLMQCGPSPQKAVKQGLTYIPSDTAFVFTEVNADIACFEQTGVNDVRRVKTVENGVGKNMSTKKPDGLPLKKGGYEQMLQRLEITSLYKHREQRSFDILVPWTTYKGYRQDSNDYSITAVATAAKSGKSNIENKIITLRNADVLEVHSIDNCIVGQDVEVKVSLTNVIPMTLTKCVLKFETECFHDYDDIALGTLEHGDSFTKTISMRAIRAGRGQIIVVLDTLELANIKGFVDINVSE, via the exons ACTACAGTCCTTATCATCTGTACAGAAGGTTTCTGGATGACGAAAGCCTCTTTGGTACTGTCAATTCTG ACGACGAAGATGATGCAGACGAAGACGATCTCAACAGCGAGATTCATCTAAAAAAAGTGGATCTGAATATCAAGCAAAATGCCGTTAACCATCATACCGATAAGTATAAATGCATATCAAAGAGGATTTATGAAGGAAAGGAGGAGCCCGCTGCCCTTGTAGTAAGACGGGGGCAGATATTTACCACTGAGATGACTTTTGACCGAGACTATGACGCTAAAATACATGATCTCCAGATGAAGTTCAGGACCG gACTGAATCCATTAGCACCACGGGGAACTGAAGTCATCATCAATATTGACGAAGATGGGAACAAAATCAACAACAGCAGCAAGTGGCAAGCCCGAGTGGCGTCCAAGATGCCAGCCCAGACATTAGACATAGAGATATATTCCCCCTACGATTGTATTGTGGGAAAGTGGGACATGCATGTGTATACAATTTCTAAAGACAAACGAGGAGGCGGCAAGAAGAAGCTTCACTACAAACATGACGAGGACATCTTTATCCTCTTCAATGCCTGGTGTAAAG ATGATGACGTATATTTCCCTGAAGATCCAGATTTCGAAACAGATGTTGATCCCAGAGATGAGTACGTTTTAAATCCAAGTGGAGCAATATACGAATCGGGAACGTGGCCTAAAGCTTGGAGATTTGGACAG tttgagGAGGACATTCTTCAAATTAGTTTGAAATTAGTGTCCAGATATTTTGATGGAGATACTTCGTGGAAAATGGGAAACGTTTGTGATGTTGCTAGGGGCATTTCAGCTATG GTAAACGCCAATGATGATCGCGGAATGATAATCGGTCGATGGGATAATAAATATGATGACGGTACTAATCCTTACACCTGGGTTAGCTCACCAAAGATTCTTTGGGCGTATCGAGACCATGGACCTGTGAAATACGGCCAGTGTTGGGTGTTCGCTGCCGTCACTGTTACGG TTTGTAGAGCCCTTGGGATCCCTTGCAGACCTATCAGCAATTATCTTTCTGCTCATGATGTAGACAGAACCAATCAAGTAGAAAAGATAAAGTTCTCTTACGAGGATGAATTCAGATCCATGTCGGGAGACAGTATATG GAACTTCCATGTCTGGAATGAGATCTGGACAAGGAGACGGGACCTTCAAACATCAGAGTTTGATGGATGGCAAATTATAGACGCAACACCACAGGAAGAAAGTGACG gGCTAATGCAGTGCGGACCAAGCCCACAGAAGGCTGTGAAGCAAGGTCTGACCTATATCCCTTCAGATACCGCCTTTGTCTTCACGGAGGTAAACGCGGATATTGCGTGTTTTGAACAGACCGGCGTGAACGATGTACGAAGAGTTAAGACAGTAGAGAATGG AGTTGGTAAGAATATGAGTACCAAAAAACCAGATGGGCTACCACTGAAGAAGGGAGGATACGAGCAGATGTTACAAAGACTGGAAATAACTTCTCTCTACAAACATCGGGAAC AGAGATCCTTCGACATTTTGGTTCCCTGGACGACATACAAAGGTTACAGGCAAGATTCAAATGACTACAGCATCACCGCCGTAGCTACAGCTGCAAAATCTGGGAAATccaacattgaaaataaaatcatcactCTCCGAAATGCAGACGTACTGGAAGTTCAT TCTATTGACAATTGTATTGTTGGGCAGGATGTTGAGGTGAAAGTTTCGCTAACTAATGTCATCCCAATGACACTGACGAAATGTGTCCTGAAGTTTGAAACTGAGTGTTTCCATGACTACGATGATATAGCTCTAGG GACACTTGAACATGGCGATTCGTTTACGAAAACAATATCAATGCGGGCCATTCGAGCTGGAAGAGGTCAGATTATTGTTGTCCTGGACACCTTGGAGCTTGCCAATATCAAGGGCTTTGTCGATATCAATGTTTCCGAGTAG